One Hermetia illucens chromosome 4, iHerIll2.2.curated.20191125, whole genome shotgun sequence DNA segment encodes these proteins:
- the LOC119654191 gene encoding heat shock 70 kDa protein cognate 5 produces MLTAARFASRLATGGSGDFVARRAFSGILQNHAAPSLAAYQTKHGQIRHKSEGVKGAVIGIDLGTTNSCVAVMEGKQARVIENSEGSRTTPSVVAFTKDGERLVGMPAKRQAVTNSENTFYATKRLIGRRFDDAEIKKDLKNLSYKVVRASNGDAWVQGSDGKVYSPSQIGAFVLVKMKETAESFLNTPIKNAVVTVPAYFNDSQRQATKDAGQISGLNVLRVINEPTAAALAYGMDKTEDKIIAVYDLGGGTFDISILEIQKGVFEVKSTNGDTLLGGEDFDNVLVNFLVSEFKKEQGIDVTKDPMAMQRLKEAAEKAKIELSSSLQTDINLPYLTMDASGPKHMNLKMSRSKLESLVADLIKRTIAPCQKALSDAEVSKSDIGEVLLVGGMTRMPKVQQTVQDIFGRQPSRSVNPDEAVAVGAAVQGGVLAGDVTDVLLLDVTPLSLGIETLGGVFTRLITRNTTIPTKKSQVFSTAADGQTQVEIKVHQGEREMAADNKLLGAFTLVGIPPAPRGVPQIEVVFDIDANGIVHVSAKDKGTGKEQQIVIQSSGGLSKDEIENMVKKAEQYAAADKLKKERVEVVNQAESIMHDTEAKMEEFKDQLPKEECDKLREEITNVRNKLTDKENVDPEEVRKATTALQQSSLKLFEMAYKKMASERESSGTSSNTQEGEGEKKEEQKN; encoded by the exons ATGTTGACAGCCGCTCGATTTGCTTCACGCCTGGCGACAGGAGGCTCCGGGGACTTTGTCGCCCGCAGAGCGTTCTCTGGCATCCTACAAAAT CACGCTGCCCCGTCGTTAGCTGCATACCAGACAAAACATGGACAAATCAGACACAA ATCTGAAGGAGTCAAAGGTGCCGTAATTGGCATCGATTTGGGCACTACAAATTCATGTGTTGCTGTAATGGAAGGAAAACAGGCTCGTGTCATTGAGAATTCTGAAGGTTCCCGTACAACACCTTCAGTGGTTGCATTTACAAAGGATGGCGAACGTCTCGTTGGTATGCCAGCTAAACGTCAGGCTGTAACAAACTCAGAAAACACATTCTACGCTACCAAACGTCTGATTGGTAGACGTTTTGACGATGCAGAAATTAAGAAGGACTTGAAAAATCTTTCATACAAGGTGGTCCGTGCTTCAAATGGTGATGCATGGGTGCAAGGATCAGATGGAAAAGTCTATTCTCCATCACAAATTGGAGCATTCGTGCTTGTCAAAATGAAGGAGACAGCGGAAAGTTTCCTGAATACACCGATTAAAAATGCCGTTGTTACGGTTCCAGCTTATTTCAATGACTCACAACGTCAGGCCACAAAGGATGCTGGACAAATTTCTGGCTTGAACGTGTTGCGTGTCATAAACGAACCCACTGCTGCTGCCTTGGCGTACGGTATGGATAAGACTGAAGATAAAAT TATTGCCGTCTACGACTTGGGTGGTGGCACTTTCGATATCTCCATCTTGGAAATCCAAAAAGGCGTTTTCGAAGTAAAATCAACTAATGGTGACACTCTGCTCGGTGGTGAAGATTTTGACAATGTCCTTGTTAAtttcttggtaagtgaattcaaGAAAGAACAGGGCATCGACGTCACCAAAGATCCCATGGCAATGCAACGTCTCAAGGAGGCGGCCGAGAAAGCCAAAATTGAATTGTCATCATCTCTGCAAACGGATATTAACTTGCCATACTTGACAATGGATGCCTCAGGCCCAAAACACATGAATCTGAAAATGTCTCGATCGAAATTGGAAAGCCTAGTAGCCGATTTGATCAAGCGAACCATTGCGCCGTGCCAGAAAGCTCTGTCCGATGCAGAAGTATCGAAGTCAGACATTGGTGAGGTTTTGTTGGTCGGTGGCATGACTCGTATGCCAAAGGTGCAACAGACTGTTCAG GATATCTTCGGCCGTCAACCATCACGTTCAGTCAATCCAGATGAAGCCGTAGCTGTGGGAGCAGCTGTTCAGGGTGGTGTATTAGCTGGAGACGTTACCGACGTTCTTCTTCTCGATGTTACCCCACTGTCGCTTGGCATTGAAACACTTGGCGGAGTCTTCACAAGGTTAATCACCCGTAACACAACCATTCCAACAAAGAAATCTCAAGTCTTCTCAACCGCCGCTGATGGCCAGACTCAAGTAGAAATTAAAGTACACCAAGGTGAACGTGAAATGGCAGCTGACAATAAACTTTTGGGAGCATTCACACTTGTCGGAATCCCACCAGCCCCACGTGGCGTTCCACAAATCGAGGTTGTATTCGATATTGACGCAAACGGAATTGTACATGTATCAGCAAAGGACAAGGGAACAGGCAAAGAACAACAAATTGTTATTCAATCAAGTGGCGGTTTGAGTAAGGATGAAATTGAGAATATGGTCAAGAAAGCCGAACAATACGCAGCTGCCGATAAGTTGAAGAAGGAGCGCGTGGAAGTTGTCAACCAGGCCGAAAGTATCATGCACGACACAGAAGCAAAGATGGAAGAATTCAAAGATCAATTGCCCAAAGAAGAA TGTGATAAACTGCGAGAGGAAATCACAAACGTACGTAATAAGCTAACAGATAAGGAGAACGTAGATCCAGAAGAAGTTAGGAAAGCAACAACCGCATTGCAACAATCTTCCCTTAAACTGTTCGAAATGGCATACAAAAAG ATGGCATCAGAGCGAGAATCCAGCGGCACGAGTAGCAATACACAGGAGGGCGAAggcgagaagaaagaagagcaaAAGAACTAA
- the LOC119656062 gene encoding uncharacterized protein LOC119656062, giving the protein MATPRPTAPATPVLAVSCRMLRSPSHESVTTDLSLFSVSSVASEAVGKHRVLGFREQRGPSPNPDTKHSHSRPADIPEVTWFEDGNELIRSCALLSSALGTQKSFSTSDIAQLPLPESQSNQLRQTVSELALNSLQRCGYMLDHPRLDHTSRSCSTWVAVGELATTSQLPSPHGGPANPPALTTSTPPPPTFTAADLIRSVNKKVRQNYIRRRLLTTYRALERLSQSEFNLDRLEAAAVAASITSGPGPTELIVPTNLPRSSAQPPSEKEDKENKGSDNSSQTKPTETIETKGQAKDSEKRRSHKLPKAEVCEKLKRKISLNVNKNLTLHDIDRERGKPLSKYERNMMIFNWLHSLDETSTVEDMP; this is encoded by the exons ATGGCCACCCCACGTCCGACTGCTCCTGCAACCCCGGTATTAGCAGTATCTTGTCGAATGTTACGTTCCCCATCTCACGAAAGCGTGACAACTGATCTTTCACTGTTTTCGGTATCTTCAGTAGCTTCTGAGGCTGTTGGAAAACATAGAGTACTTGGCTTCAGAGAACAACGTGGACCTAGTCCAAACCCTGACACAAAACATTCACATTCCAG ACCAGCGGACATTCCAGAAGTGACCTGGTTTGAAGATGGAAACGAGTTAATAAGAAGTTGCGCTCTTCTATCTTCCGCCCTAGGTACGCAAAAGAGCTTCAGTACAAGTGATATAGCACAACTGCCCCTCCCTGAATCGCAATCAAATCAACTTCGCCAAACTGTTTCTGAACTAGCATTAAATTCTTTACAACGATGCGGTTATATGTTAGATCATCCACGACTTGATCATACATCTCGTTCTTGTTCAACTTGGGTAGCAGTCGGCGAATTGGCTACGACATCTCAACTACCTTCACCACATGGTGGTCCAGCAAACCCTCCAGCCTTAACAACAAGCACACCTCCTCCGCCCACTTTTACTGCTGCCGACCTAATTCGATCCGTTAATAAGAAAGTTCGCCAAAATTACATACGAAGACGACTTTTAACAACATATAGAGCGCTGGAGCGTCTGTCCCAAAGTGAATTCAATTTAGATCGATTAGAAGCAGCAGCAGTTGCAGCATCAATAACCAGTGGACCAGGACCAACTGAACTTATAGTTCCTACAAATCTACCCAGGTCGTCCGCGCAACCTCCTTCAGAAAAAGAGGATAAGGAAAATAAAGGCTCTGACAATTCCAGCCAGACGAAACCAACGGAAACTATTGAAACCAAGGGCCAGGCGAAGGATTCTGAAAAAAGGAGAAGCCATAAGCTTCCCAAAGCTGAAGTGTGTGAGAAGTTAAAAAGGAAGATCTCCCTAAATGTTAACAAGAATTTGACGCTACATGATATCGATCGCGAACGGGGCAAACCTCTGTCAAAATATGAGCGCAACATGATGATATTCAATTGGCTCCATTCTTTGGATGAAACTTCTACTGTGGAAGATATGCCTTAA